A region from the Geobacter benzoatilyticus genome encodes:
- a CDS encoding cobyric acid synthase, which translates to MSKLYVVGIGPGDLDHMTFQANEALDSADAVVGYKTYLDLINPLIAGKEIISSGMMKEVERCREALDLAASGKTVALVSSGDAGIYGMAGLALELAAEMADPPEIVVIPGVSAVQAAAAVLGAPLMHDFAVISLSDLMTPWDLIERRLVAAATADFVVALYNPRSKGRVRQIEEARQILLSARPQDTPVGIVRNAMREGEERIVTTLGRMLEHPIDMFSLVIVGNSSTFVDAAGRMVTPRGYAAGTGDRGPGTRAKQEKAVDKQLEDSPVQILNSRSPILDSRSRSLMIVGTASDVGKSVLTAGICRILKNRGLRVAPFKSQNMALNSAVTPEGGEIGRAQAVQAAACGIPPHVDMNPILLKPSSDTGSQVIVAGEVVGNMTVREYHDYKPTAFGKVRESFDRLSAAHDVVVIEGAGSIAEINLKAHDIANLKVAEMAGCRAILVADIDRGGVFAQIVGTLELLEPAERERIAGIVINKFRGEPSLLAPGIEFVEKRTGVPVLGVVPCFSGFRIPEEDSVALEKRGSGAGDRGAAEKLKIGVVKLPRISNYTDFDALEAEPDVRLTYVEGADQLRGLDLLIIPGSKATITDLCFLVEQGLFEAIRAFREPIVGICGGYQMLGKRVSDPHAVESGIREAEGLGLLDVVTVMLEKKTTHQALAELLPAGYQVAPRCRGDLEGYEIHMGETILGPGVRPFARATERSGRPVEVLDGAVSCDGRVFGTYIHGIFDNAGFRSAFLNKLRRAKGLEERPAAELRDDPFDLLAKHLETYLDMERLLTLCGLGGGCRDGGQPEGERR; encoded by the coding sequence ATGTCTAAACTTTACGTCGTCGGCATCGGTCCCGGCGACCTTGATCATATGACTTTCCAGGCCAACGAGGCCCTTGATTCTGCCGATGCCGTGGTGGGTTACAAGACCTACCTGGATTTGATAAATCCCCTTATTGCCGGCAAGGAGATCATCTCCTCCGGCATGATGAAAGAGGTGGAGCGCTGTCGCGAGGCCCTGGACCTGGCCGCTTCGGGGAAGACCGTGGCGCTGGTCTCCAGTGGCGACGCCGGCATCTACGGCATGGCGGGGCTCGCTTTGGAGCTGGCGGCGGAGATGGCGGATCCCCCGGAGATTGTGGTAATTCCCGGCGTTTCTGCCGTACAGGCGGCGGCGGCAGTGCTCGGCGCGCCCCTTATGCACGATTTCGCTGTCATCTCCCTGTCGGATCTCATGACACCGTGGGATCTCATAGAGCGAAGGCTTGTGGCCGCTGCCACCGCCGATTTCGTCGTGGCCCTGTACAACCCCCGGAGCAAGGGGCGGGTCCGGCAGATCGAGGAGGCGCGGCAGATTCTCCTCTCCGCCCGGCCGCAGGATACCCCCGTGGGGATCGTCCGCAATGCCATGCGGGAGGGTGAAGAGCGCATCGTCACCACCCTTGGGCGGATGCTTGAGCACCCCATAGACATGTTTTCCCTCGTGATAGTGGGCAACTCTTCCACCTTCGTCGATGCGGCAGGGCGGATGGTGACGCCGCGCGGCTATGCCGCCGGGACCGGGGACCGGGGACCAGGGACCAGGGCAAAGCAAGAAAAAGCAGTTGATAAGCAGTTGGAGGATTCACCGGTTCAGATTTTGAATTCCCGGTCCCCGATTTTAGATTCCCGGTCCCGGTCTTTAATGATTGTAGGTACCGCCTCGGATGTGGGGAAATCGGTTCTGACGGCCGGCATCTGCCGTATCCTCAAGAACCGGGGCCTCCGGGTTGCGCCCTTCAAATCCCAGAACATGGCCCTCAACTCGGCCGTAACTCCCGAGGGGGGGGAGATCGGCCGGGCCCAGGCGGTGCAGGCGGCGGCCTGCGGCATCCCCCCCCATGTGGACATGAATCCGATTCTCCTGAAGCCTTCCTCCGACACGGGGAGCCAGGTCATCGTTGCGGGCGAGGTTGTAGGGAACATGACGGTGCGGGAGTACCACGACTACAAGCCGACAGCCTTCGGGAAGGTGCGGGAAAGTTTCGACAGGCTCTCTGCGGCCCACGACGTTGTGGTCATCGAAGGGGCCGGGAGCATTGCCGAGATCAACCTGAAGGCCCACGATATCGCCAACCTGAAGGTGGCCGAGATGGCCGGGTGCCGGGCAATTCTAGTGGCCGACATCGATCGGGGCGGGGTCTTCGCCCAGATCGTGGGGACCCTGGAGCTCCTGGAGCCGGCGGAGCGGGAACGGATCGCCGGCATCGTCATCAACAAGTTCCGGGGGGAGCCTTCGCTCCTTGCGCCGGGAATCGAGTTCGTGGAGAAGCGGACCGGCGTGCCGGTCCTGGGGGTGGTGCCGTGCTTCAGCGGCTTCCGCATCCCGGAGGAGGACAGCGTTGCCCTGGAAAAGCGGGGATCGGGGGCCGGGGACCGGGGGGCGGCTGAAAAGCTGAAGATCGGGGTGGTGAAGCTGCCGAGGATATCCAACTACACCGACTTCGACGCCCTTGAGGCGGAGCCCGATGTGCGCCTCACTTACGTTGAGGGGGCGGACCAGCTCCGGGGGCTCGATCTCCTCATCATCCCCGGGAGCAAGGCAACCATCACTGACCTCTGCTTCCTGGTGGAACAGGGGCTCTTCGAGGCGATCCGGGCCTTCCGGGAGCCCATAGTCGGCATCTGCGGCGGCTACCAGATGCTGGGGAAACGGGTCTCGGACCCCCATGCCGTGGAGTCGGGAATCCGGGAGGCCGAGGGGTTGGGGCTTCTGGACGTGGTGACGGTGATGCTGGAGAAGAAAACCACCCACCAGGCCCTGGCGGAGCTACTGCCGGCGGGGTACCAGGTGGCTCCCCGCTGCCGGGGAGATCTGGAGGGGTACGAGATCCATATGGGGGAGACGATACTCGGTCCCGGCGTCCGCCCCTTTGCCCGGGCCACGGAGCGCTCGGGCCGCCCGGTGGAAGTGCTGGACGGCGCCGTTTCCTGTGACGGCAGGGTCTTCGGCACCTATATTCATGGGATCTTCGACAACGCGGGCTTTCGCTCCGCTTTTCTCAATAAGCTGCGGCGGGCAAAGGGGCTCGAGGAGCGCCCCGCTGCGGAACTGCGGGACGATCCCTTCGATTTGCTGGCAAAACACCTCGAAACTTACCTGGACATGGAGCGGTTGCTGACGCTGTGCGGACTCGGCGGGGGTTGCCGTGATGGCGGCCAGCCGGAAGGAGAGCGTCGATGA